A DNA window from Fodinibius sp. Rm-B-1B1-1 contains the following coding sequences:
- the trxB gene encoding thioredoxin-disulfide reductase, which produces MEDIAGKTFDVVIVGSGPAGLTAALYAARADLSPIVFEGPEPGGQLMQTTDVENYPGYPEGVMGPKMMQDFREQAQRFGADTRYGMVTNIEFDERPYKMTIDEEVDIKAKAIIVSTGASAKWLGLDSEQQLRGKGVSACATCDGAFFRDQHVVVVGGGDTAMEEATFLTKFASKVTVLHRRQELRASKAMQQRAFNDDKIEFMWDTELEEVLGEGAVDGVKVINNETQEVTTLDDVKGVFIAIGHKPNTDLFKGVLEMDDVGYIQTKGQSTKTGMPGIFACGDAMDAVYRQAVTAAGTGCKAALDAERYLAEAEVSKEAVAEEHWK; this is translated from the coding sequence ATGGAAGATATTGCAGGTAAAACATTTGATGTTGTTATCGTTGGAAGTGGGCCCGCAGGATTAACAGCGGCGTTGTATGCTGCACGCGCTGATTTAAGTCCTATTGTGTTTGAGGGACCCGAGCCCGGCGGACAGTTAATGCAAACAACGGATGTAGAAAACTACCCTGGCTACCCTGAAGGTGTGATGGGGCCCAAGATGATGCAGGATTTTCGTGAGCAAGCTCAGCGTTTTGGTGCTGATACGCGCTATGGCATGGTGACAAACATCGAGTTTGATGAGCGTCCTTATAAAATGACTATTGATGAAGAGGTGGACATTAAAGCCAAGGCAATTATTGTATCTACGGGTGCTTCGGCCAAATGGTTAGGGCTGGACAGTGAGCAGCAGCTGCGTGGAAAGGGGGTATCAGCCTGTGCTACTTGTGATGGAGCCTTTTTCCGTGACCAACACGTAGTTGTGGTTGGCGGAGGGGATACAGCTATGGAAGAAGCGACGTTCCTTACCAAATTTGCCAGTAAAGTTACGGTGTTGCACCGTCGCCAAGAGCTGCGTGCTTCGAAAGCGATGCAGCAGCGGGCTTTTAATGATGATAAGATTGAGTTTATGTGGGATACCGAGCTCGAAGAAGTGTTGGGCGAAGGTGCTGTAGATGGTGTTAAGGTCATCAATAATGAAACGCAGGAAGTTACTACACTTGATGACGTGAAAGGGGTATTTATCGCAATTGGACATAAGCCCAATACCGACCTGTTTAAAGGTGTGCTTGAAATGGATGATGTTGGATATATTCAAACCAAAGGCCAGTCAACAAAGACGGGGATGCCCGGCATTTTTGCCTGCGGTGATGCGATGGATGCGGTATATCGTCAGGCTGTTACAGCAGCGGGTACGGGTTGTAAAGCTGCGCTTGATGCCGAGCGTTATTTGGCGGAGGCGGAAGTCAGCAAAGAAGCTGTTGCCGAAGAACACTGGAAATAA
- a CDS encoding SusD/RagB family nutrient-binding outer membrane lipoprotein, which translates to MRKLLLPLLVFALVLSSCEDDLTSLNDDPKAASEVTADPLFSNSLVSLGTLKTSVDYNINMFMFMSQYWAATTYADESQYNLTGRSIPDSYWSEVYRDVLNNLKRASSLVEEEEFTPAEEKAAMQAQIEVINVMAYHQLVTIFGDIPYSDALDADNVSPAYDNQAEIYSNLMSRLNSAISGLETAVNAGTPGFGSSADVFYAGSMEAWLMFANSLKMRMAIQVAETPGAVNFDPQTAIEEASPAAFQSNDDNLALEFTNTPPNRNPVWEDVINTGRNDFVAANTLIDMMNDLEDPRRQIQFTQVDTNTVEGDPAEMAYVGGIYGESNDYIDYSHVKGPLIESDFEGILLEYAEVEFIRAEANVRGWLTGTAAAAQDHYENAVTADMQYWSDASSDEEITQSEIDDYLDPLSGPAAYPATGTEREQIEAIAQQKWLGQYMNDNLQAWTDWRRLDHPTWFVADENPNADEEDDIPTRFTYPVDEQNLNQSNWSDAASAIGGDEQTTLLFWDVEYASSR; encoded by the coding sequence ATGAGAAAACTACTATTACCTTTATTAGTATTTGCACTGGTACTCAGTTCGTGCGAGGATGATTTAACCAGCTTGAATGATGATCCTAAAGCCGCGTCTGAAGTAACAGCAGATCCCTTGTTTTCTAACTCTCTCGTTAGTCTGGGAACGTTAAAAACAAGCGTTGATTACAACATTAACATGTTTATGTTTATGTCTCAGTATTGGGCAGCAACAACTTATGCTGATGAATCCCAGTACAATTTGACAGGTCGATCGATTCCTGACAGTTACTGGAGCGAAGTTTATCGCGACGTTCTAAATAACTTGAAAAGGGCATCGAGCCTTGTTGAGGAAGAGGAATTTACGCCTGCTGAAGAGAAGGCAGCGATGCAGGCTCAGATAGAAGTTATCAATGTTATGGCCTACCACCAGTTGGTAACCATCTTTGGTGATATTCCGTATTCTGACGCCTTGGATGCTGATAATGTATCGCCGGCGTACGATAATCAGGCGGAGATTTATTCCAATCTGATGAGTCGCCTAAATTCAGCTATTAGTGGCTTGGAGACTGCAGTTAATGCAGGGACTCCCGGTTTTGGCAGCTCTGCTGATGTTTTCTATGCAGGAAGCATGGAAGCATGGTTAATGTTTGCCAACTCGCTAAAAATGCGTATGGCCATTCAGGTAGCAGAAACACCAGGTGCGGTTAATTTTGACCCACAAACTGCTATTGAAGAGGCATCTCCTGCTGCATTTCAGTCTAATGACGATAATTTAGCGCTGGAATTCACAAACACCCCACCTAACAGAAATCCGGTGTGGGAAGATGTGATCAATACAGGTCGTAATGACTTTGTAGCAGCCAATACGCTAATTGATATGATGAATGACTTGGAAGACCCACGTCGTCAAATTCAATTTACGCAGGTTGATACAAATACCGTAGAAGGCGATCCTGCTGAGATGGCTTATGTGGGAGGAATATATGGTGAGTCTAATGACTACATCGACTATTCCCATGTTAAAGGGCCATTGATTGAGTCTGATTTCGAAGGGATTCTCCTTGAGTATGCTGAAGTTGAGTTCATCCGAGCTGAAGCGAATGTTCGTGGATGGTTGACCGGTACTGCAGCTGCAGCTCAAGATCACTACGAGAATGCGGTTACTGCTGATATGCAATACTGGAGCGATGCTTCAAGTGATGAAGAGATTACTCAATCTGAGATTGATGATTATCTCGATCCTTTAAGCGGTCCCGCTGCGTATCCTGCTACTGGTACTGAGCGAGAGCAAATCGAAGCTATCGCCCAACAGAAGTGGTTAGGTCAATATATGAATGACAACCTTCAGGCATGGACTGACTGGCGACGACTGGATCATCCAACATGGTTTGTTGCTGATGAAAATCCAAATGCAGATGAAGAGGATGATATTCCTACGCGCTTCACTTATCCTGTTGACGAGCAGAACTTGAACCAGTCTAACTGGAGTGATGCTGCTTCGGCAATTGGAGGTGACGAGCAAACCACACTTCTATTCTGGGATGTGGAGTACGCGAGTAGCAGATAA
- a CDS encoding DUF4342 domain-containing protein: protein MNTSDSQKTFKEEITGTVNEIIKQVKRLIREGNARRVMIQDKNGKTLFQSQLTVGVGGAALLTTIAPIVSAIGMFALFMNDVKIIVERYPDEENDQNKDEYEVEAEYIEIRDDEESEESDTKEEPTSEKTAKTVGKDNSDQ, encoded by the coding sequence ATGAATACCTCGGACTCACAAAAAACGTTTAAGGAAGAAATCACCGGTACCGTTAATGAAATCATCAAACAAGTAAAACGATTGATTCGAGAGGGTAATGCCCGGCGTGTTATGATCCAGGACAAAAACGGGAAGACGCTGTTTCAATCTCAGTTAACGGTCGGTGTTGGTGGAGCCGCCCTGCTAACAACTATTGCACCCATTGTTTCGGCTATTGGGATGTTTGCTCTCTTTATGAATGATGTGAAAATTATTGTAGAACGCTACCCCGATGAGGAAAATGACCAAAATAAAGATGAATACGAAGTGGAGGCCGAATATATCGAGATTCGAGATGATGAAGAATCAGAGGAATCCGATACTAAAGAAGAGCCCACATCAGAAAAGACAGCCAAAACGGTAGGTAAAGATAACAGTGACCAGTAA
- a CDS encoding YifB family Mg chelatase-like AAA ATPase produces the protein MLSRVYCASTIGVDARLIEVETNMSGGVPKYFLVGLPDRAVSESRDRIEAALKNSNAEFPKGRKTVNLAPADLPKEGSAFDLPIAVTLLNVSGQIKTDKLEQTLILGELALDGQLRPVKGVLPMAVQARDKGIQHMVVPADNGPEAAVVDGIDVYAFEHLTEVMDWLRDGSSSSPLNVNVEKMFRKDGDGEILDFCDVRGQETVKRALEVAAAGGHNVIMVGPPGSGKTMMARRLPTILPPLTLDEALETTKIHSVAGLLPSGEALVTGRPFRSPHHTVSDVALVGGGSIPMPGEISMAHNGVLFLDELPEFKRSALEVMRQPLEDGSVSISRARMSVSYPSRIMLVASMNPSPTGDWYDPTDPGGASPSQMQRYLSKISGPLLDRIDLHIEVQKVSYEELSSKAKGESSKQIRERVVQAREVQTQRFMGIKDVYCNAQMNTKMSRKICKLDDAGKQMLKKAITSLGLSARAYDRILKVSRTIADLEQSQQIQSNHIAEAIQYRSLDREGWLG, from the coding sequence ATGCTATCACGTGTTTATTGTGCTTCTACTATTGGAGTAGATGCCCGTCTTATTGAAGTGGAAACGAATATGTCGGGTGGAGTGCCAAAATATTTTTTGGTGGGGTTGCCAGATCGCGCCGTCAGCGAATCAAGAGATCGTATTGAGGCGGCGCTTAAAAATTCGAATGCGGAATTTCCGAAAGGGCGGAAAACGGTAAATTTGGCTCCGGCGGATTTGCCGAAAGAGGGAAGTGCTTTTGATTTACCTATAGCTGTAACACTATTAAATGTGTCCGGCCAGATAAAAACAGATAAGTTAGAACAAACATTGATATTGGGGGAGCTGGCACTTGACGGTCAGCTGCGACCAGTAAAGGGAGTGTTACCCATGGCTGTGCAGGCACGAGATAAAGGAATCCAACATATGGTTGTACCGGCAGATAATGGTCCTGAAGCTGCCGTAGTTGACGGGATTGATGTCTACGCTTTTGAACATTTGACTGAAGTAATGGATTGGTTGCGGGATGGTTCATCGTCTTCGCCACTAAATGTGAATGTTGAAAAGATGTTCCGGAAGGATGGAGACGGTGAGATCCTGGATTTTTGTGATGTTCGTGGACAGGAAACCGTAAAACGTGCATTGGAAGTAGCTGCTGCCGGAGGGCACAATGTAATTATGGTAGGACCGCCAGGGTCTGGAAAAACCATGATGGCTCGTCGCCTGCCAACAATACTTCCACCTTTAACATTAGATGAAGCTCTCGAGACGACAAAAATACATTCTGTAGCTGGGTTACTTCCTTCAGGAGAAGCATTGGTAACGGGCCGTCCCTTTCGATCTCCTCACCATACCGTTTCGGATGTGGCTTTGGTTGGCGGTGGGAGTATTCCTATGCCTGGCGAAATTTCGATGGCTCATAATGGAGTATTATTTTTGGATGAATTGCCTGAATTCAAGCGAAGTGCACTTGAAGTAATGCGTCAGCCGCTGGAAGATGGCTCCGTTAGTATATCGCGTGCGCGTATGAGTGTGAGTTATCCAAGTAGAATTATGTTGGTAGCTTCGATGAACCCGTCGCCAACGGGCGACTGGTATGATCCCACAGATCCCGGAGGCGCTTCTCCGTCACAGATGCAACGGTATTTAAGTAAAATAAGCGGTCCGCTGCTTGATCGGATTGATCTGCATATAGAGGTCCAAAAAGTAAGTTATGAAGAGTTGTCCAGCAAGGCGAAAGGGGAATCCTCAAAACAAATAAGGGAGAGAGTAGTTCAGGCCCGGGAGGTACAAACTCAACGTTTCATGGGGATTAAAGATGTGTATTGTAATGCCCAGATGAATACCAAGATGTCGCGGAAGATATGTAAGCTGGATGATGCAGGTAAGCAGATGCTCAAGAAAGCTATTACTTCATTGGGATTATCAGCCCGTGCCTATGATCGTATTTTAAAAGTGTCTCGAACCATTGCTGATTTGGAGCAGTCCCAACAAATTCAGTCCAATCATATTGCTGAAGCTATTCAATACCGAAGTTTGGATCGTGAAGGGTGGTTGGGATAA
- a CDS encoding SusC/RagA family TonB-linked outer membrane protein, whose product MVKRLLSLFTLCLIFSATAFAQSGTITGTVTDESSGETLPSVNVYVVELQRGAATNAQGEFTIEGVEYGTYTVRASFVGYNTFEQEVTVDQSTVTLDIPLTSSTQQLDDVVVTAYGVEQSMNDLPYSAQQVDGEIISENRSDNFAASLSGRVSGLKVSQTSGMGGSTNIVMRGYQSISGNNQVLFVVDGVPYANEEFNDASTEAGFAGYDYGNTGVDINPDDIASVNVLKGPAAAALYGSRASNGAIVIETKGGKSGSRPVEVTFNSSATIQKINPNTFIDHQMEYGGGYVPSFGAIDIDGDGTDETIGNPWDDGSYGPKFEGQQVYQWDAFVEGGPNFMTATPWEAPENTPMDFFDTGTDFTNSFQINGGFEGGYYNMGYNQTNTTGILPNAKLDKNKLNFSAGYDVSDKFTVSGKIQYSKTEGRARPARGYSTMMSMFRQWWNTSVDIEDQRRAYFRNRTNETWNWSQGDLGGSPIYWDNPYWTRYENFSTDERDRYFGNVEANYEFTDWLNVTGRVSIDSYSQLIEERNNVSSIGHGSDWTGYHKRVEDFSEFNYDLLANYNKQLNEDVRISGVVGMNLRRNHRQSTTAETNGGLLVPGVYSLNNSASPIQFPDETDEQLAVNGYFASLKVNYGGFLNIEATGRRDKASSLPDGENVYYYPSVSAGFTFSEFIDADWLSFGKIRGNWSEVGNTAPPHSLNDTYDRPNNFGPTGLYTLPNTKNNPDLKPERTKSWEVGVQLGVLNDRATLDVNYYDLNTIDQILATEVSRASGYATKFVNAGNVENRGWEVSSTLRPVVSRDFTWTMNVNWSKNFNEVKELAPGVTNYQLANPQGSVSISAAKGEPFGAIRGTDFVNLDGESWSENGGKRLTEGGYYAITSNSNNIIGNQNPDWTGGVSNRLNYQNWSLNVLVDVQWGGDIFSLDQYYGQGTGQTPLTAGLNDLGNPKRDPLTSGDDSGGVILDGYKADGSKNDVRARADLYYGAYGWVTNPAAAFIYDASYVKLREVGLTYNLPQNLLDKVGPIKGASVSAIGRNLWIIHKNLPHADPEQGIVAGNVRGYQGGAYPSTRNFTFNLKLEF is encoded by the coding sequence ATGGTAAAAAGATTACTATCTCTATTTACGTTATGCCTGATATTTTCCGCTACTGCCTTTGCGCAGTCCGGGACGATAACAGGTACGGTAACCGATGAAAGTTCAGGTGAAACACTGCCCAGTGTAAACGTCTATGTGGTTGAGTTGCAGCGAGGTGCTGCTACCAACGCACAGGGTGAGTTTACAATAGAAGGTGTTGAGTACGGTACTTATACTGTACGTGCCAGCTTCGTTGGGTATAATACTTTTGAACAAGAGGTTACAGTTGACCAATCAACGGTTACGCTTGATATTCCTCTCACTTCATCTACACAACAACTTGATGATGTTGTTGTAACAGCTTATGGGGTAGAACAAAGTATGAACGATCTCCCCTATTCTGCTCAACAGGTAGATGGTGAAATCATATCAGAAAACCGAAGTGATAATTTTGCTGCATCTTTAAGCGGCCGTGTATCCGGTCTTAAGGTTAGTCAGACAAGCGGAATGGGCGGTTCCACAAATATTGTAATGCGTGGGTATCAGTCTATTTCTGGAAATAACCAAGTGCTTTTCGTTGTTGATGGCGTTCCCTATGCGAACGAAGAATTCAACGATGCAAGTACAGAAGCTGGTTTTGCCGGGTATGACTATGGTAATACTGGAGTCGATATTAATCCGGATGATATTGCATCTGTGAACGTGCTGAAAGGACCTGCTGCGGCAGCGCTGTATGGTTCTCGTGCATCTAACGGAGCTATTGTAATTGAAACCAAAGGTGGTAAGTCTGGAAGCCGACCGGTAGAAGTTACCTTTAACTCCAGTGCTACTATCCAGAAAATTAATCCCAATACATTTATTGATCACCAGATGGAATATGGTGGTGGATATGTGCCTTCTTTTGGTGCAATAGATATTGATGGAGACGGCACTGACGAAACCATTGGTAATCCATGGGATGACGGTTCTTATGGACCTAAATTTGAAGGCCAGCAAGTGTATCAATGGGATGCTTTTGTAGAAGGAGGGCCTAACTTTATGACGGCAACTCCATGGGAAGCTCCTGAAAATACACCAATGGACTTCTTTGATACCGGTACAGATTTTACCAATAGCTTCCAGATTAATGGTGGCTTTGAAGGTGGATACTATAATATGGGATACAACCAAACCAATACGACTGGTATCCTTCCCAATGCTAAGCTTGACAAGAATAAGCTAAATTTCTCTGCCGGGTATGATGTAAGTGACAAGTTTACGGTATCTGGTAAAATTCAGTATTCTAAGACTGAAGGTCGTGCGCGACCGGCTCGTGGTTACAGTACCATGATGAGTATGTTTCGCCAATGGTGGAATACTTCAGTAGATATTGAAGATCAACGCCGTGCTTATTTCCGAAATCGTACGAACGAGACGTGGAATTGGTCGCAAGGTGATCTTGGTGGAAGTCCTATTTACTGGGATAATCCCTATTGGACTCGTTACGAAAACTTTTCTACTGATGAACGTGACCGTTATTTCGGTAACGTGGAAGCAAACTACGAATTCACTGATTGGCTGAATGTAACAGGTCGAGTAAGTATTGATAGTTATAGTCAGCTTATTGAGGAGCGTAACAATGTTAGTAGTATTGGTCACGGTTCCGATTGGACTGGTTATCACAAGAGGGTGGAAGACTTTTCGGAGTTTAACTATGACCTTCTTGCCAACTATAATAAGCAGCTGAACGAAGATGTCCGTATTAGTGGTGTGGTTGGTATGAACTTGCGTCGCAATCACAGACAAAGCACTACTGCTGAAACCAATGGTGGGTTGCTTGTGCCTGGTGTATATTCACTAAACAATTCGGCAAGTCCCATTCAATTCCCGGATGAAACCGATGAGCAGTTGGCAGTAAATGGTTATTTTGCCAGCTTGAAAGTAAATTATGGTGGATTCTTAAACATAGAGGCCACAGGCCGACGTGACAAAGCATCCAGTTTGCCTGATGGTGAAAACGTATATTACTATCCATCAGTCTCGGCTGGATTTACTTTCAGCGAGTTTATTGATGCTGATTGGTTATCGTTCGGTAAGATTCGTGGTAACTGGTCTGAAGTTGGTAATACGGCACCACCCCATAGTTTGAATGATACCTATGATCGTCCTAATAACTTTGGTCCTACAGGTCTATATACCCTTCCTAATACCAAGAATAATCCTGACTTGAAACCTGAACGTACAAAGAGTTGGGAAGTTGGAGTACAGTTGGGTGTATTGAATGATCGTGCTACGTTGGACGTAAACTATTACGACCTCAATACTATCGATCAGATTCTTGCTACTGAGGTTTCTCGTGCATCCGGTTATGCAACGAAGTTTGTTAATGCCGGTAATGTAGAAAACCGTGGTTGGGAAGTTTCTTCGACACTACGGCCTGTTGTATCACGAGACTTTACGTGGACAATGAATGTGAACTGGAGCAAAAACTTCAACGAAGTAAAAGAACTTGCCCCAGGGGTAACTAATTACCAGTTGGCTAACCCGCAGGGCTCTGTTTCTATTAGTGCTGCTAAGGGTGAACCTTTTGGAGCAATCCGTGGTACTGACTTTGTCAATCTTGACGGAGAATCCTGGAGTGAAAACGGTGGAAAACGTTTGACTGAAGGTGGTTACTATGCTATAACCTCAAACTCCAATAATATTATTGGAAACCAGAATCCTGACTGGACGGGTGGTGTTTCAAACCGCTTGAATTATCAAAATTGGTCGTTGAATGTCTTAGTTGATGTTCAATGGGGTGGAGATATTTTCTCACTCGACCAATACTATGGTCAGGGAACAGGTCAAACACCACTTACTGCAGGGTTGAATGACTTAGGCAATCCTAAACGTGATCCTTTAACCAGTGGAGATGACAGTGGTGGAGTAATCCTCGACGGTTATAAAGCTGATGGTAGTAAAAACGATGTACGTGCCCGTGCTGATCTCTATTACGGAGCTTACGGATGGGTTACAAACCCCGCAGCTGCGTTTATTTATGACGCCAGTTATGTGAAGCTTCGAGAAGTAGGTTTAACGTATAACTTACCGCAGAACCTTCTTGATAAAGTAGGTCCAATTAAGGGTGCATCCGTTTCTGCTATTGGCCGTAACTTGTGGATCATCCACAAAAACTTGCCGCATGCTGATCCTGAACAGGGAATTGTTGCGGGTAACGTGCGGGGTTATCAAGGTGGTGCTTATCCATCCACACGTAACTTCACGTTTAACTTGAAACTTGAATTTTAG
- the priA gene encoding replication restart helicase PriA, whose translation MSLYADIIFPTAVRQPFTYSLPKNFKEVAEVGKRVWVPLQRHKKIGVIVNIHGDEPDFNTRNVQKILDEEPVISQELLKLTNWIHRFYYCGWGEVIQAALPLGLNFYAEKWLKPVSGEIPTYLDDDSKQIVEEVLEKGSYQLKEAEKRWNAKVIDQLVGQKILEVREEPASKMKPSTDNLWQWKEDESRENALQLIEEYREQNNNYKWIKALTLLTELDLPEFQKQLTDYDLLEHYTLSRIADEGLIVTEEVETTNLSKKLDYDPTQLNSLNKEQQGAFSQISASLDENTFSSFLLYGITGSGKTEVYIHALKKALEQGKGGLVLVPEIGLTPQIVKRFHLIFGDDIAVLHSRLTNRERYDAWRALQKGEKRIAIGARSAVFAPVQNLGLIVVDEEHDMSYKQEDPAPRYNGRDVAVMRGRITNSTVVMGSATPSMSSLYGAKKDKSTYLELTKRPFEAKLPQVNVLDLKQYRSAMKGPIAIPLYEAIKTAKENGEQAILLYNRRGFSSYLQCSTCGEIPECPNCSVSLTYHKSKKQLRCHYCGYSEREPRRCKECGNNTVAPRGSGTQKLEQEITELYPEAETLRMDFDTTSGKDAHSQILKAFGRKEADILVGTQIVGKGLDFPDVTVVGVIDADTELAFPSFRSGERMYQLLSQVAGRSGRADKEGKVFFQTWQPDHPAIQKAKEHDYKSFARQELAYRKMLQYPPYSRIIRFIFKGKKENNVQRVATIFTECLADVLGSMEAVLGPSPAAIAKMQNFYRWETFIKIDPSNGAAAIERMLDKTFDLFDEQKPKGASSVRINVNVDALE comes from the coding sequence TTGTCTCTATACGCAGATATCATTTTTCCAACTGCTGTTCGTCAACCGTTTACCTATAGCTTGCCAAAGAACTTTAAGGAAGTGGCAGAGGTTGGGAAAAGAGTTTGGGTTCCACTACAAAGACATAAAAAGATTGGTGTCATTGTTAATATTCATGGTGATGAACCCGATTTCAATACCCGGAATGTCCAAAAAATATTGGATGAGGAGCCGGTCATTTCGCAGGAGTTACTAAAGCTTACCAACTGGATACATCGATTTTACTATTGCGGATGGGGGGAGGTGATCCAGGCAGCATTACCACTGGGCCTAAACTTTTACGCCGAAAAGTGGTTGAAGCCTGTGAGCGGTGAAATACCCACCTATCTTGATGATGATTCCAAACAGATTGTTGAAGAAGTGTTGGAGAAAGGTTCCTATCAGCTTAAAGAAGCCGAAAAACGATGGAATGCCAAAGTAATTGATCAATTGGTTGGACAAAAGATTCTTGAAGTTCGTGAAGAACCGGCTTCAAAAATGAAGCCCAGCACTGATAATTTATGGCAATGGAAAGAGGATGAGTCAAGAGAAAATGCTTTACAGCTTATCGAAGAATATAGAGAGCAGAATAATAATTATAAATGGATTAAAGCACTAACATTACTAACTGAATTAGATCTGCCAGAATTTCAAAAACAGTTAACAGACTACGATTTACTGGAGCACTATACCTTAAGCCGAATTGCAGATGAAGGATTGATAGTAACAGAAGAGGTTGAAACGACGAACTTAAGTAAAAAGCTCGATTATGATCCCACACAACTTAATAGCTTAAATAAAGAACAACAGGGCGCATTTTCTCAGATAAGCGCATCTTTGGATGAAAATACTTTTAGTAGTTTTTTGTTGTATGGCATTACGGGCAGTGGCAAAACGGAAGTGTATATTCATGCCCTGAAAAAAGCCCTTGAGCAAGGTAAGGGAGGGTTGGTATTAGTGCCCGAAATTGGCTTGACACCTCAAATTGTAAAACGGTTTCATCTTATTTTTGGGGATGATATTGCCGTACTCCACAGTCGGCTTACCAATCGGGAGCGCTATGATGCGTGGCGGGCGTTGCAGAAGGGGGAAAAACGTATCGCCATCGGCGCGCGTTCAGCAGTGTTTGCTCCCGTGCAAAACCTTGGACTCATTGTTGTAGATGAAGAACACGATATGTCGTATAAGCAGGAAGATCCAGCCCCACGCTATAATGGACGTGATGTGGCAGTTATGAGGGGACGTATCACTAATTCAACCGTGGTAATGGGCTCGGCAACACCCAGTATGTCGTCGTTGTATGGGGCAAAAAAAGACAAAAGTACATACTTAGAGCTCACAAAACGACCGTTTGAAGCGAAGTTGCCCCAAGTGAATGTGCTGGACTTAAAACAGTACCGTTCGGCGATGAAGGGACCGATAGCAATACCCCTTTATGAGGCTATTAAAACTGCGAAAGAGAATGGGGAGCAAGCTATCTTATTGTATAACAGAAGAGGTTTTTCATCGTATCTGCAGTGTAGTACTTGTGGTGAAATTCCTGAGTGTCCAAACTGTTCAGTGAGCCTAACCTATCACAAATCCAAAAAACAGTTGCGGTGTCACTATTGTGGATATTCTGAGCGAGAGCCGCGTCGTTGTAAGGAATGCGGTAATAATACCGTGGCGCCACGTGGCAGTGGCACTCAAAAGCTGGAGCAAGAGATTACTGAGCTATATCCAGAGGCAGAAACGCTGCGCATGGATTTTGATACGACGTCGGGCAAAGATGCGCACTCCCAAATTCTAAAAGCATTTGGTCGGAAAGAAGCTGATATTTTGGTTGGGACGCAAATAGTCGGTAAGGGACTTGATTTTCCTGATGTGACGGTGGTTGGGGTTATTGATGCGGATACCGAACTTGCCTTTCCTTCATTTCGATCGGGCGAACGCATGTATCAGCTGTTGAGCCAGGTGGCCGGACGTTCGGGGCGTGCAGACAAAGAAGGAAAGGTGTTTTTTCAGACGTGGCAGCCCGATCATCCCGCCATACAAAAAGCCAAGGAACACGATTATAAATCGTTTGCCCGTCAAGAGTTGGCCTATCGGAAAATGTTGCAGTATCCACCGTATTCTCGAATTATTCGATTCATATTTAAGGGTAAAAAGGAAAATAATGTACAGCGCGTAGCCACTATTTTCACAGAGTGTTTAGCTGATGTATTGGGTAGTATGGAGGCCGTGCTGGGGCCATCACCGGCAGCTATTGCAAAGATGCAGAACTTTTATCGATGGGAAACATTTATCAAGATTGATCCATCAAATGGGGCAGCAGCTATTGAACGTATGCTAGACAAAACCTTTGATTTATTTGATGAGCAAAAACCCAAGGGGGCCAGCTCTGTTCGTATTAACGTAAATGTAGATGCACTGGAATAG